The Terriglobia bacterium genome has a window encoding:
- a CDS encoding fused MFS/spermidine synthase: MSVALRRFLYATAAITGAAVLIIEILGAKILAPYVGTSHFVWTAQIAVTLVALSTGYYLGGWLVDRSTKLGYLYSCILAAAVYLCLVVVICGPVAYWCLQFKLALGALLTSALLFLIPLTLLGMTCPFLVRILAQSLTGVGGQVGRLSAISTLGSVAGTLLIGYLLIPFFPNSVTLLATAGVLIGVALGYFLIWGRQERMGGPVAIAVLMGVTLGAIGILRENASHLPGVVEIYRANSNFGILQVFEQTETKGRIYLNDYMYQDGYDPVHQRSLFAFTYMLYGLARAYNAQVKDVLCIGMGVGIVPMKFAREGVRVDVVEINPAVVPMSVRFFDLEPDKFHLVIADGRYFLNRTTHLYDAVILDAFLGDSSPSHLMTQEAFKAVRRHLKPGGTLVMNAFHEVGTGQDFQTASLEKTMKSVFSQVRIHGGEGGNVYFVAADRMELAFAHPMNLDDVHPDALESVKTDINHTLQTNSAHGRILTDDYNPVEYFDAVNRELIRKRYVLSVRP, translated from the coding sequence ATGAGTGTTGCCCTGCGCCGGTTTCTATATGCGACGGCGGCGATTACCGGCGCGGCCGTTCTTATTATTGAGATCCTGGGAGCCAAGATCCTGGCGCCCTATGTGGGCACGTCCCACTTTGTATGGACGGCTCAGATTGCGGTTACCCTGGTGGCACTGTCGACGGGATACTACCTTGGCGGCTGGCTGGTGGATCGCTCAACCAAACTGGGGTACCTCTATAGCTGCATCTTAGCGGCTGCGGTCTATCTCTGCCTGGTGGTGGTCATCTGTGGACCGGTGGCCTACTGGTGTCTTCAATTCAAGCTGGCATTGGGGGCCCTGCTGACCTCTGCCCTGCTCTTCCTGATCCCGCTTACTTTGCTGGGAATGACTTGCCCGTTCCTTGTGCGCATTCTCGCGCAATCGCTCACCGGCGTGGGAGGGCAGGTCGGCCGCCTGTCTGCCATCAGCACCCTGGGCAGCGTGGCGGGGACCCTTTTGATCGGTTACTTGTTGATCCCGTTTTTTCCCAATTCCGTCACCTTGTTGGCGACCGCAGGGGTATTAATCGGTGTCGCCTTAGGATATTTTCTCATTTGGGGGAGACAGGAACGGATGGGAGGGCCGGTAGCCATTGCCGTTTTGATGGGAGTGACCCTCGGGGCCATTGGCATTCTCAGAGAAAATGCAAGCCACCTCCCGGGCGTGGTCGAAATCTATCGGGCCAATTCCAATTTTGGCATCCTGCAGGTTTTTGAGCAGACAGAAACCAAGGGACGAATCTATCTCAACGATTACATGTACCAGGATGGCTACGATCCGGTCCATCAAAGGAGCCTGTTTGCGTTCACCTACATGCTTTACGGTTTGGCGCGGGCCTACAACGCCCAGGTCAAGGATGTCTTGTGCATCGGCATGGGCGTTGGGATCGTGCCGATGAAATTTGCCCGCGAGGGTGTCCGGGTGGACGTCGTGGAAATCAACCCGGCCGTCGTTCCGATGTCAGTCCGGTTCTTTGACCTCGAGCCAGACAAATTCCACCTGGTCATTGCCGATGGCCGATACTTTCTGAATCGTACAACGCACCTTTATGACGCCGTCATCCTCGATGCATTTCTGGGGGATTCCTCTCCTTCTCATCTTATGACCCAGGAAGCCTTCAAAGCGGTCCGTCGCCACCTCAAACCCGGCGGCACCCTCGTGATGAATGCCTTTCACGAAGTCGGGACCGGTCAGGACTTTCAGACGGCGTCGCTCGAAAAAACCATGAAATCCGTGTTTTCCCAGGTCCGAATTCACGGAGGAGAAGGCGGGAATGTCTACTTTGTCGCTGCCGACCGGATGGAGCTTGCGTTTGCGCATCCAATGAACCTGGACGATGTGCATCCCGACGCCTTGGAGTCCGTCAAGACCGATATCAATCACACCCTCCAAACCAATTCTGCTCATGGTCGCATTCTGACCGACGACTACAATCCCGTGGAATATTTTGATGCGGTCAACCGGGAGTTAATTCGTAAGAGATATGTTCTGTCGGTGAGACCTTAA
- a CDS encoding heme-binding protein — MLTLMFAVSAFAVLAQLSIPYGTPLSLENAKKAAAAALAEARKNNWAMAAAIVDPAGNLVYFEKMDGTQNGSVNVALSKARSAALFKRPTKAFQDALVAGGAGLRILGLEGAVPVEGGLLLIMDGKIVGAIGVSGGSSDQDSQCAKPGADALK, encoded by the coding sequence ATGCTCACGCTGATGTTCGCGGTATCTGCTTTCGCCGTACTGGCACAACTATCGATTCCCTATGGCACGCCGCTCAGCCTGGAGAACGCCAAGAAAGCGGCGGCGGCGGCGTTGGCTGAAGCACGCAAGAACAACTGGGCCATGGCGGCTGCAATCGTTGATCCCGCCGGCAACCTGGTCTATTTCGAAAAAATGGATGGAACTCAGAACGGCAGCGTCAACGTGGCCTTGAGCAAGGCGCGGTCAGCGGCCCTGTTCAAGCGCCCGACCAAAGCGTTTCAAGACGCGTTGGTTGCAGGAGGCGCCGGGCTCCGCATCCTGGGCTTGGAGGGCGCGGTACCCGTTGAAGGAGGGCTCCTGCTCATCATGGACGGCAAAATAGTTGGTGCCATTGGTGTTTCGGGAGGGAGCAGTGATCAGGACAGTCAATGCGCCAAACCGGGTGCCGACGCCTTGAAATAA
- a CDS encoding S9 family peptidase, translating into MPHSEHDLAWSPDGHRLAFLSDQERKGQFQLYVVPTEGGAARQLTHVKGLLVDPHWSPDGKAIAVLFTENLPRSAGPLEAKPPVSGVIEDQIFEQRIATVEVGSARFRQISPPDLYVYEYDWSPDGKNFVTAAAHGDGDNNWWIAQVYTIAAANGETKSILKPPLQVAVPRWSPDGKAIAFIGGLMSDQGITGGDVFVIPAEGGSLVNLTPGMKASASSLHWLPSSKQVLYEENVDGETGIASVDVSTHQITTLWRGAETITSSDWWTSASLARNGKASAVIRSSLQHPPEVWAGEVGAWKQITHVNDSLKPMWGEAKSTHWTSDGMTVQGWLLYPRDYDPQRKYPLVVYVHGGPSNMHRLAWPDTFFDFTALSSEGYFVLFPNPRGSYGAGEDFTGANVKDFGYGDFRDILAGAEEVSKTLPIDPERVGIGGWSYGGYMTMWGVTQTNRFRAAVAGAGIMNWQSYYGENGIDQWMIPFFGASVYDDPAIYARSAPITFIKNVKTPTLVLVGDGDVECPTPQSFEFWHALRTLGVKTQLVVFKNEGHEIAQPKHRLDIMKRTIAWFNENLK; encoded by the coding sequence ATGCCTCATAGCGAACACGATCTGGCTTGGTCGCCGGATGGCCACCGGCTGGCCTTTCTATCAGATCAAGAACGAAAGGGGCAATTTCAGCTCTACGTTGTTCCGACTGAAGGGGGAGCCGCTCGGCAATTGACTCATGTGAAAGGACTGCTTGTTGACCCCCATTGGTCGCCTGACGGAAAGGCCATAGCCGTCCTCTTTACTGAAAACCTGCCGCGGTCGGCTGGTCCGTTAGAAGCCAAGCCACCCGTTTCAGGGGTGATTGAGGATCAGATCTTCGAGCAACGCATTGCGACAGTGGAAGTCGGCTCCGCCCGGTTCCGGCAAATTTCGCCTCCTGACCTGTACGTGTATGAATACGATTGGTCACCGGACGGAAAGAACTTCGTCACGGCGGCTGCTCATGGCGATGGAGACAATAACTGGTGGATAGCGCAAGTCTATACGATCGCCGCGGCCAACGGGGAGACAAAGTCAATTCTCAAGCCCCCTTTGCAGGTTGCGGTACCACGGTGGTCACCGGACGGAAAGGCCATCGCCTTTATCGGGGGATTGATGAGCGATCAGGGTATAACGGGAGGCGATGTTTTCGTGATTCCGGCGGAAGGGGGTAGTCTAGTCAATCTCACGCCCGGAATGAAGGCATCAGCCAGCTCCCTCCATTGGCTTCCCTCTTCCAAGCAGGTCCTGTATGAAGAAAACGTCGATGGAGAAACCGGCATTGCGAGCGTCGACGTTTCGACACACCAGATCACAACGCTGTGGCGAGGGGCCGAAACGATCACATCCTCCGATTGGTGGACGAGTGCGTCGTTGGCCCGCAATGGGAAGGCATCAGCAGTGATTCGCAGTTCCCTCCAGCATCCTCCCGAGGTCTGGGCAGGCGAAGTCGGAGCCTGGAAGCAGATCACCCACGTCAATGACTCCCTGAAACCGATGTGGGGGGAAGCCAAGAGTACTCACTGGACCAGCGATGGAATGACCGTCCAAGGCTGGTTGCTCTATCCGCGGGATTACGACCCTCAGCGAAAGTATCCTCTCGTGGTGTATGTCCATGGGGGACCATCGAACATGCACCGGCTGGCTTGGCCTGACACCTTTTTTGATTTCACGGCCCTCTCCAGTGAAGGGTATTTCGTGCTGTTTCCCAATCCGCGCGGGAGTTATGGTGCCGGGGAGGATTTTACAGGCGCCAATGTGAAGGATTTTGGGTATGGGGACTTCCGGGATATTTTGGCCGGAGCGGAGGAGGTTTCAAAAACTCTCCCCATCGATCCCGAACGGGTCGGGATTGGGGGCTGGAGCTATGGCGGGTACATGACCATGTGGGGCGTCACCCAGACGAACCGATTCCGCGCCGCCGTGGCGGGAGCGGGGATTATGAACTGGCAAAGCTACTATGGAGAAAATGGAATCGATCAATGGATGATTCCATTCTTTGGCGCGTCGGTTTATGACGACCCCGCCATCTATGCTCGCAGCGCTCCCATTACTTTCATTAAGAATGTCAAGACGCCAACGCTGGTGCTGGTGGGGGATGGCGATGTCGAGTGTCCCACACCCCAGTCTTTCGAGTTTTGGCATGCTCTGAGAACCCTGGGGGTCAAGACCCAGTTAGTGGTATTCAAAAACGAGGGCCATGAGATCGCCCAGCCCAAGCATCGCCTCGATATCATGAAGCGAACGATCGCATGGTTTAACGAGAACTTAAAATAG